AAGTTCAATATACATGAACCAAGTGAAGCAGTTAAAAAATGTGTCCATTCTATATATAACCATCCAAGAGAGTGAAATCAATACAGTAAAATGAGATGAATTAGGTTTCATTAGGCTTTGTTGTACATCTTGACCCTTCCTTGTTTATATATAAAACACCCTCTCTGTTACCATACATGTATATTTAATATTTCCACTCATCAAAATCATAGGAGAGGCAGAGAGAACTGCAAGTAATACTTTTTATTAGGGTCAAACTAAAGTTTTACTTTATTAATTAagcaaattatttttaattggattTTCATTAATTTAAAGGAGCAGGGCCCATGCAAAGCCCTATATTCATCCCTGCAAGTAGCCATAAGAAACAATGCATGTATTGCGCATCACCTTACACATTATCACACTGCTTTGCTTGGTAAACTTGATTAAACCAAAAGTAGGATTAATGTGTTTTTCATGATTCtggccaaaaagaaaaaaaattgtgattataaattttaatcattaacaaatttcccaatttctctttttttcatCTTAACAAATCCATCCATCTAGAAAGCCTGAGCTTCATCTTGAAAGAGGTAAGTCGAATTCTTAAATTACTTGCCAACATTCTTTTCAATTTCAAGATCAATGAACCCAGATCTGTAAAGTCTTAATTTTTTTAGACGGGATTCATGGATTTTAGTGGATATAGTTCGTTGTAAAGGTTTTTAGTTCATTAAAGAAAAATGTTGGGTCGTCCTGTGTCCTATAGAACTCGAAGCTCTAGGCCAGAGAGCCTGGGAAAAAATTCTTTACATATGATTGCCAATATTTGTTTAACTATATTCGTAATAGGAGCTCTAGTGGTCACTATTATAGCCGCTACTTATGAACCAGATGACCCATTATTCCAGTCTCCTACCAAGATCACAACTTTCCTCACTTCCATATCAAATTCTACGTTTCAATCGAATAATACTGTCATTAGAACCGGGGAGGATTTAATGGCTGCCAACCAGACTGCACTAGCCACTTTTGGCAGTGGTACTGATGCAGCAGAAACCAAGGAGACGAATTCGTATGAAACTAGTTCATCAGAATGTGAGGTTGATCCCAAAGAGCCACTTGATTGTAAGGATCCAGAAGTGTTTCAATTGATGATGCAAAAGGCAATTGAGCGTTTCAAGGATATACACTTTAACCGGTTCGGGAAGCCAACTCCTGGACCCGAGGGGAATACTTGTGATATGGCCTGGAGGTTTAGGCCTAAGCAAGGGAAGGCAACTGGTTTTAATAAGGACTATAGGCGGTTTGTGATCAATAGAGATAATTGTACGCTTAGTGTGGTGAGCATTGGGGAATATCATTCGGGTGTGAAtgcaaggaagaagaagaagaagaataagaataaaataCCTGGATATGAGCCAGCGTCAGGTTTGCAGGACCAAGGTAGTTTCTCTTTGCCTGCTGCTGGGGAAATGTTGAACGATTCACTTCCGGTTGTCGAGTCCGAAAGGGAATTTATTCGTAGGAAGTACTTAATTTATGTGGGTGGTGCAGATAGGTGCAAGAGCATGAAGCATTATTTATGGAGTTTCTTGTGCGCATTGGGGGAAGCACAGTATTTGAAGCGAACTCTGGTTATGGATATGACCCTTTGTTTGTCTTCGGTATACACTTCATCGAACCTGGACGAGGAAGGGAAAGACTTCAGATTCTACTTTGATTTTGAGCATCTGAAACAGGCAGCGTCAGTGTTGGATCAAGATCAATTTTGGCAACTTTGGGATAAATGGCAAAGGAAAGATAAATTGAGTCTTTACGTTGCTGAAGATTTCAGGGTGTCGCCGAAGAAGCTTACTGAGGTGAAGCATTCTTTGATTATGAGAAAGTTGGGATTCGTAGAGCCGGATAATTACTGGTACAGAGTTTGCGAAGGAGAGACAGGATCTGTTGTTCAAAGGCCATGGAATCTGATAAGGAAATCAAGAAGGTTGATGGATTTAGTTGCAGCAATTGGATCAAAGTTGAACTGGGATTATGACTCTGTTCACATCGTGAGAGGCGAGAAGGCGAGGAACCGGCACCTTTGGCCTAATCTCGCCCAAGACACCTCGCCTGATGCCCTTCTCTCGACCTTACAGAATAAAATTAAAGACGGAAGGGATGTTTATATAGCAACAAATGAACCTGAAACATCCTT
The Gossypium hirsutum isolate 1008001.06 chromosome A07, Gossypium_hirsutum_v2.1, whole genome shotgun sequence genome window above contains:
- the LOC107956855 gene encoding uncharacterized protein: MLGRPVSYRTRSSRPESLGKNSLHMIANICLTIFVIGALVVTIIAATYEPDDPLFQSPTKITTFLTSISNSTFQSNNTVIRTGEDLMAANQTALATFGSGTDAAETKETNSYETSSSECEVDPKEPLDCKDPEVFQLMMQKAIERFKDIHFNRFGKPTPGPEGNTCDMAWRFRPKQGKATGFNKDYRRFVINRDNCTLSVVSIGEYHSGVNARKKKKKNKNKIPGYEPASGLQDQGSFSLPAAGEMLNDSLPVVESEREFIRRKYLIYVGGADRCKSMKHYLWSFLCALGEAQYLKRTLVMDMTLCLSSVYTSSNLDEEGKDFRFYFDFEHLKQAASVLDQDQFWQLWDKWQRKDKLSLYVAEDFRVSPKKLTEVKHSLIMRKLGFVEPDNYWYRVCEGETGSVVQRPWNLIRKSRRLMDLVAAIGSKLNWDYDSVHIVRGEKARNRHLWPNLAQDTSPDALLSTLQNKIKDGRDVYIATNEPETSFFEPLKHKYTTHFLNDYKELWDQSSEWYSDTAKLNNGAPVEFDDYMRASVDAELFLRGKKQIETFNDLTNDCKDGVNTCNTAAI